One stretch of Cedecea neteri DNA includes these proteins:
- a CDS encoding cyclic di-GMP phosphodiesterase: MSYKNIFSRYFSTPKQIVTFSLLMGLFAALFVGGLTSLALHSKRESAYNLLARDISNYLDTFFKELHTTADGIQPLTMNECERVSGELTSRAAFNPNVRAFLLVRNSIAYCSSATGDMELSMDALEPELNINKPIDLAIMNGTPMMPGRPVIAAWFLNPLASGRGVFTTLNVNLTPYLVFTSRQQDISSMALVVGNKALTSYSPDVINVDELPPSPTRISILSGYPIKLYIYGTPWPVEDIQLAILAGLLSGLLGTALCGYFLTVKVRAGKEILTGIKRGQFFVVYQPVVDSEALQMRGIEVLMRWEHPTAGMIPPDAFIGFAEAQQLIVPLTRHLFELIAKDAPVLQKVLPAGAKIGVNLAPSHLHSPTFKQDIQAFAASMPPHHFQLVFEITERDMLKEKEAMGIFAWLHEQGFEIAVDDFGTGHSALIYLERFTLDYLKIDRGFVNSIGMETVTAPVLDAVLTLAQRLNMNTVAEGVETPEQAKWLIERGCNFLQGYYFSRPLTLSQLASWNPSHTLYDELKD; this comes from the coding sequence ATGTCTTATAAGAACATTTTTTCGCGCTACTTTAGCACCCCAAAGCAGATAGTCACCTTCAGCCTGCTGATGGGACTGTTTGCCGCATTATTTGTGGGGGGGCTAACCAGCCTGGCGCTTCATTCCAAGCGTGAGTCCGCTTATAACCTTCTCGCTCGCGACATCAGCAACTACCTCGATACCTTTTTTAAAGAACTCCACACTACCGCCGACGGCATTCAACCTTTAACCATGAACGAATGCGAAAGAGTCAGCGGCGAGCTGACTTCCCGCGCGGCTTTTAATCCCAACGTACGGGCCTTTTTGCTGGTGCGTAACAGCATCGCCTACTGCTCTTCCGCCACCGGCGACATGGAACTGTCGATGGATGCCCTGGAGCCCGAGCTGAACATCAATAAACCTATCGACCTGGCTATCATGAACGGCACGCCGATGATGCCGGGCAGGCCGGTGATTGCCGCCTGGTTTTTGAATCCGCTGGCTTCAGGACGCGGTGTCTTCACTACGCTAAACGTCAACCTCACGCCGTACCTGGTCTTCACCTCGAGGCAGCAGGACATCAGTTCGATGGCGCTGGTGGTGGGAAACAAAGCGCTAACATCCTATTCCCCGGACGTTATTAACGTCGATGAACTCCCTCCCTCCCCCACAAGAATTTCTATCCTCAGCGGTTACCCTATTAAACTCTACATTTACGGCACTCCGTGGCCAGTAGAGGATATTCAGCTCGCGATCCTTGCCGGGTTACTGTCCGGCCTGCTTGGCACCGCACTGTGCGGTTATTTCCTTACGGTGAAGGTGCGGGCCGGCAAAGAAATTCTTACCGGCATTAAGCGCGGACAGTTCTTTGTTGTTTACCAGCCCGTTGTCGACTCTGAGGCGCTGCAGATGCGTGGCATAGAAGTGCTGATGCGCTGGGAGCACCCGACGGCGGGCATGATCCCTCCGGATGCGTTCATCGGCTTTGCCGAAGCCCAGCAGCTTATCGTGCCGCTGACTCGCCATCTGTTTGAGCTGATAGCCAAAGATGCGCCAGTACTGCAAAAAGTCTTACCGGCCGGTGCCAAAATTGGCGTTAATCTTGCGCCCAGCCATCTACACTCGCCAACGTTCAAACAGGACATTCAGGCATTTGCCGCTTCCATGCCGCCGCACCATTTCCAGCTGGTTTTCGAGATAACCGAACGCGACATGCTGAAAGAAAAAGAGGCGATGGGGATTTTCGCCTGGCTGCATGAGCAAGGGTTTGAAATTGCGGTTGATGATTTCGGCACCGGCCACAGCGCGCTGATTTACCTGGAACGGTTTACCCTGGATTACCTGAAAATCGACCGCGGCTTCGTCAACTCCATCGGCATGGAGACGGTGACGGCCCCGGTGCTGGACGCCGTGCTGACGCTAGCCCAGCGGCTGAACATGAATACGGTCGCGGAAGGCGTGGAAACGCCGGAGCAGGCAAAATGGCTTATTGAGCGTGGCTGTAACTTCCTGCAGGGCTATTACTTCAGCCGCCCGCTGACCCTAAGCCAGCTCGCCAGCTGGAACCCGTCCCACACGCTTTATGACGAACTGAAAGACTGA